In Phragmites australis chromosome 18, lpPhrAust1.1, whole genome shotgun sequence, the genomic window ATATTTCTCGTTAATTGTATTATGTTTGCAGGTTATGTGTTGCTGGGTTATTTTTGATGTGTCAACTGATGAAGGTGGATGTGTTCGGGGGGTCGGAGGTGCACACGTGGTTTCAGCTATGACAGGGTCTTGCTCGCAACCCTTGTTGACAGGTGGCATCCCGAGATGTACATGTTCCACCTCcctgaaaggataatgatgtcgcctagaggggggtgaataggcgtttttacaaaaattcaaccctttttACCGtcggcctaaacttgcagcggaatataaactaacaagtttttcacaagagaaaaacctaaatatgctaggctcaactagtgcacaatcaccctaaataagtgtggaaattacaatcctaaggtgacaaaaattactcaattctagctagagatatgcaataaaacttaaattgaaaaaggctgaaaatactgttcatatacctagaattactgttcatccggagtatccggtgtagtccggatactccggtgtgtacaggtccggaaactccggtaaaggccggattctccgggttctgtacagaactgagcccgaaactgaatgaaattaatgagtagagggttctagctcaaaccaagtgatgtcgtgtgttcccggagatgatttcaagcagattcacgaagaacctacactcaaatacacacaaacaagtatatcgagcaatatgcacaaagatttgagtaagaacttaaaagtaaggaaacaagagaggagacgcaaaaatttgtttcccgaagttcggattcaccaccgtgaatcctacgtctccgttgaggaagctctaacgaaccgggtctctttcaaccgctttcctctccaagctcggtcacacttgagctcggtttccactaacttgatctctttccttccggaggcgagatcgaccttcacaaactttccgcggctcaccacaagcacgggagctcaccggcgacacctagccggctaggaggcttcacctccaagagtaacaaacgcttcgagaacttcttgtcaagaactcaagtgctcaagattgaaTTTTAGCttacttgcactcaatcttccaatctctcaacccaactaacttttcttctcaaatcacacactagaatggagtgggagaggttcttttggctctaaaaatgtgttctttcgtgccccatgccgcagccccaaaggatggggtgagtggggtataaatagcccactccaaacaactagccgttactgtttttgacagaactagctggagtatccggtgaacaccggagtatccggccctaaatccaaatacgacGTCAGAACgatcacagaatgtgtcagaactagccgttacgctcttttctggacttttaccggagaatccggcctacaccggagtctccggtcggcacttaacccagaaaacagccccggagacttcctggagtctctggccactccaggtaccggagtatccggacttcaccggagtctccggcctttccaggtaccggagaatccggtcttcaccggagtctccgagtacagcacagctgacctccgaaaaacggcgataacttttgatcccggagtccgatttcgacgattttggactctatggaaagcttattcagagggctacacatcccaactgaattcatgacctaaaacacaaaggataaaattaggaacactccaaaacccattttggacacttccccactttccgctccggactcttaacaacaaactctcactttgggtttggttgggaactcttgagcactgagacgcgacaattatctcacgttgcatccctcttaatagtgcggcatacctatacacaaattcaaagataaaactcgtttgaaccactttgagcatttgaaaactttcaaataccgcttctttttctttcaaaccttgagggttgccaacttccatatattcttcactccatctcttcttgattcttcatatgattgatgtgaatcatccatagcttcacatagcctcgcacggtccatcggcgcaaagccttcactcgctcttcaccactgccttggtccttcggcgccaagccatttgcttgcccttcaccacggatggtccatcgcagccgagtcttacttgcccttcaccgtcttgccatagaaaaccactttgtactcgacatcttcaaggaattcattttttcatatatggagtccactcttgttcttcactcttggcatatatgatttcaattcaacttatgcctttttatggatcctaaccccaactcactctcaagcacaaagtacatgggttagtccataaaacttaaaTGACAaaatttataccttaagttacttaacctccacaagtaacttattagccttcatgcatattgtcaatcttcatatagaacttaaccccactcattcttaaacacatagcacacgggttagtccataaaactctattaacaagtcatacctttagttacttgatctccacaagtaacttagcattcaagcttattgctaatcttattgagcttcttcttcttcttatgagcatcactaaaagctcatttatttagatgcctatttctcctccatgcatcacatccgagcatcacctagagctcattcatcttgatgtactttcaatcttcccattcacctagagttcatgcatgtctcttctccatgcatcacctattgaacaacctactaacaatctcaacaacattgttagtccatatgtattgtcattaattaccaaaaccacaaataggggctagatgcacttttactCCCGTACGGCGAGATGACGCTCACACTCGAGGACGTATCTCTGCCGATGGACCTGCCTTGCGCGGGTGTCACTGTTGGAGTGAGGGACGTGAGCGTGGAATGGCACGACGAGTTGCTAAGATGCTTCTGTGTCCTCCAACAGAGGGATGACCTAGCCATGTTAAGGGCTTTTTCAAGGTCTGAGAAGCATGGCTTGATGAAGGTATTTCTCGTTTAGTTTGTGGTAAGTTTGTCTTGTACTATTTTCTCATCTCCTTTACGTTACTAATCGATGAATACATTTGTaattatttcttctttgataggTGAACAATATCCACCTACTGGCAGGTGACGAGGACGTCTCCTGCCACTTAGAGGCGTATCTTCTATGGTTGTTCGGGCAGATCCTATTCACCAAGACCCACGGTAACACGATCTTGAGGAGCATGACCTCCTACGCCAGAGAGATTGTGAACAACGACTCGGGGGAGGTCCCACAGTGCAGCTGGGCTTCTGCTGTGCTGGCTATTATGTACCGTGGTCTGTGTGAAGTTTGCATGAAGACCGATGACAACGCGATTCTCACCGGGTGTCCCCTGCTGCTTCAAATGTGGTTATACGAGCGTTTTTCCATTAGCAGGCCCCTTATGGATCATAGCATGTACCAGTTCCCTGCCAACGGTGTCAACGTCCCAACCATGGGCTCATTGTGGTTCAGACGTAGGATAAGAGATCTGAACTATGCATATATTTGTTCATTACTTCCTTTGTTGGTTTgtctaacttagtttggttgcacagcCGACTTGGTCCAGTGTGTAAACACATCGTGCATACCCGAACTTCGTTCACTAGTTCGATGAGCTGACGATGAACGACGTCCATTGGAGGTCATACATGGAGGAGGATGTACCTCAACGCGCTCCGCTTGGACTTTCGGTGTTGTGCTTACAGGACCAGGAGTATTGATTCATGCAGTGCACTCTCGTCTGCGACATCTATGTCGAAAAGTACTCACCGCATTGCGTGATGCAACAGTTTGGAAAGTTGCAGGCGTTCTCGCTCACGCTGACTATGATGGTGCCTTGCAACATACACATGTGTGTAACGTTGTAATTACTTTTTAATTGGAGACACCGTTGCACCTTTTTTCATGTGCTTATGTTTTTGCAAGTTGATGCACAAGGGGGCTTAGAGCATGAACACGTTTGTGTCTTATGTGCACACGTGGGTTGACAAATagacctagagcacatttagatagaatttgatatagatttatcttctGAAGCTTTTAGAGCCAATTAGGTTTTAAGTGACCTAATTcacctccccctcttaggatgtctcCGATCTCCCTTCACAAGCTTTTTAGAAGTAGTCTTTTTAGCTGATATGACCACGCCTTACTGCAGAATCAATTGCTTTCTCAGGACCAATTTTAGTGGACTTAATTAATGCACCAACACGAATCCActatataaatagatgatctccTGGCCACATGTACAACCAAACGaatagcctcaacctccacaactctGGCGAAAATGACATCTGATCATTTCCCTAAGAAATACTTGGCAAATAGTACGCCTGATGGGTCAAAGTACCTATGTGCTGATGTGGAGATCTTTGTAGGGCTATGAAGTATTCTGAGTTCTTCTACACCTACGGAAGGAAGTTCTCCATGTGTTGTAACTACGAGTACGATCCACTGTATGGAAGCACCAATGTTGGCTCCCGCCGCTATTTAATAACTTTTGGCCAAATTACTCTAAAAATAACTAAGATTTaccatttaatattttaatcttCATTGCAGTCGCCGCCACCATTATGTGACTTCTCACAGTGGCTGGATATTGAGTAGTTGGAATTCGAAGTGTTCCTCCTCCACACTTAGCACCGCGCCGCTTGGAGACGCTTCCATGAGATGGAAACCAGCAAGAGGGGAGGCTATGCGCAAGCAAATTCAGGAGGAGCAATAGAAGATGAGGGAGGACCATAACCATATAATGGCAGAGGCATGGGAggtggggagggagaggaagcatgGACGCGTGAGGCAGGACCGAAAGTGGTGAAGAAGGGAAGGTACCCACGTTGCACTCAGTAGATCAGATGTTGTAATTTTGTTGTTTACATtccttaaggcatgttaggtttagacacGGAATTTGTTTAGGTTATAATGATCGTGTACCATGCATGCTATTATTTGTGTATGTCGAAATTCCTATTAAATTTACTATGTTTAACTTTCCGTTTCCATAAAATCCGGGTATCCAAAAAATCATACAAACATCTAATGGCACTGGACGattcgacaaaaaaaaaattatgacgcACATATGCCTATTTTGCcacaaataaatttaaattcaGCTACAGAAAGGTGTTGCCCGTTGACTGTATGAGACCAATGTGTTGCTCGTTCACCGGGCAATAGCAATGTCTTGCCCAGTCAACGGGCGACACGTTGTACGTCACCTGATTTTCTATTACCTGGTAGGCAGGGCCCATAAAGAGCTGCTCATTTATGGGATGAGATCTTGCTCTCGCCCAATGGATGAGCGACAGTAGCCTATTGTTGCAAATATTTAAAACGGGTGTGTAATTttgaatatatatgtatatatatatatattccaatATATGGGTGTGAAGAGGGGGTGCCCTATTAGGGGGTCCACACTGGCAAAATCCAGTTTTCAGTTGATATTATCAAGATCATGACCCCACCGCGTGACCAGTCCCCTGGTTGCAGAAGGAAACTCTACGACtagcccttgctggtcgcagAGCAGGTACTCACATCACCagtctaatctcatttaatatCATCCAgtcaagtatttttctttcctATGCATCTCCTGTCAGCAAGTAAAGTCGTGACCGACACAGAGGGAACAAGTTCATCCAAGTCGTAAGAAAATACATGtgatgtagggttgttatcccaTAGGAAGTCTGAACCTGAACCTGGGTAATTTCTTATGTTCTTGAGTTTCCTTCGACACATACATATCCATCGAAAACATTGATCATGTACCCGTCGCTCGGTACATTCTAGAAACATTATCagagattaaccctcgacacaATCGATAGAGTCCAGTCGCCCAGTGGGCGAGCTATGTCGATTATGGACTTATTTGGATCAGCCGGCTATAAAGGGTTCTGTCATTCCGTGAACAGAGGGGTGCAACAGTAGACCGACAGAACAGGAACAAAAATTGATCTATTTttctagagagaaaatagagaGGAAAATTAGGTTTCATGGGAGAAACTTTCAGGATGCTTTGGAGACACATCTTATAACCCATCAATACAATATAGTGCAATTTTCATAAGTTTTTTCTTCGTGCTTTTCGTGTTCGTTGTTTTATGGTGATTTTTGGTGGATCCTTCTATCATCGTGATTTGTATTATTTGATCCCCCCAAAATCATCCTAAGGCATCAAGTTAACTGTGTGAAGAGTTTGATTGTCGAATTTTAGTAATTATTGCACTATTTACGtttgatttatttttatcatagtctgtttgtgaattttatatatttaaatcCATATATCTGATTACCTGATTCTTATGGTATTAGTTTCCCATTATTATCTAGTTTATACCCTAAAATGTTTAGGACAATCTAACGGTTGGATCTTTCGGCGTCGTTTTTAGTGACGTGATAGCTGTTTCTCGAACTAAATTTTGTgaataaattaaatatttgattatgatgatttaaaatttgaatttattttttgtaATCATTTACCCCTCTAATTTGGTAATTTGCGCATATTAGATCCTATAGCACTGGTTTCATGAAATAAGTGATGATAACGGGAGAAAATGGAAGTCCCTGCTAGAACTGAGCATTATGCAACTTTTTTGGGGCCCAAAATCTCCTGACAGGCCCATCCAGTAGTCCCACTAGGCCAGCGAAATTTGGGCTCGGCCTGGGCGGACCGCTTcagtttttttcttctgtaaaACACTATGTTGGCCCAAGCTTTCGTCGGGACTAAGGTGTTTAGGCCTGCTGTCCTCTGCCAAAATTCGTCTTGTAAGTATCATCGAGCCTTTATGGGTAAGCTTTTTTGGCAGAGCTTGGTCTGGGCAAAAATTGCTCAGTGAAGCGTCTGTTTGATTCGTGTCTAATTTTGTCATGTTTAAGGTTAAATAAGTGTGATCTACTATAAAAAACATATCTAATAAATTCTTAGCCATAAGTAAgatataattaatcaaaaaaTTGAGTATATAAGGTGTATCTTACTACAATtataacaaccaaccaaacagtTGCCTAAATATATATGTCAGAGcaaatcataaacatgataaaTTTAGACACGAACCAAACATATGCATAGTCTATACCATCAAATTTTACGACAACATAAATTGGTGGCTGCTCATGGATAACATCAACTGAGCTGAGTGCGTCTCGTGATGCTAAGATGTActctctatttttctttttataggatgtattagatttttaaaatatctttaaaattatactttaattattaattttttataatatattatcaattgctatatcagtaatatcatattaaaagatCTACGAAATATGGATATATTTATATAACTTTTATACATTAAATAAGtaatataatttgattaattgttaGTTAAAACTTACAAAGTTTGACATTTTGAAATCCTAATACGTCGTATAAAAAGAAGAGGGAGTAACATGCAATTTGTACTCTTTGAAACAGTTGCTCAATGTTTGTATGCCAAGTCTAGAAGTTATCAATCTATGTAAAATTGATAATTATCTGTATTTTTAAGTTATAGTTTTATGGATATGCTCACCAAAGGTAATGCCACTTTTTCAAAAGTTACATATTTTCCAACCCCAAATGAAAGATCAGTTAAAGAAACACCAGTATAACTGCAGAAGGCATTCGGAGGACAATCCAGTTTAAACGCGTCCATAATTCATTCAGTCGTTACCTCCCGGCTTGGTTGAGTTTGCAATAATCCGTTTGGATCATTATTACATACCTAAATTTGTTGTCCATAAGTAAATGCAACTAATTTTTAAGGAGAAGCAACCACCAATAATTTAAGCCTATTCGGCTATGTTCCAATAATtttttgcaatggaaatagCTGGAGTATTACTTGTTAAAGAGAGTATTctcaagaagaaaaaatatttcaaaagagAATAGAGGGGATTACGCAAAAGCCCATGTAGCACCATAGGGATAGAAACGGTTTGTTCGTGCGTCGTAGGAGGAGATGGCAGATAGGCAGGTAAGAACTAGGTGTGATCGACGCCTAAGGTATTCGTGGCCTGCGCCAAGCGGCAGCCATACGAGTCAGCAAGGTCGGCTTGTAGACGTGTGGGTAGTGCTTAGAGCAACAGGTGTGGAAAAAGGATTAGAACTATCCCTCGTACTGGCTCACCCATCAACTCTTTTAGTTATGATTTGTGAAATTTAAGAATTCATGTTTCTGCTAACATTAGTCAAGcttattcttcttgttttaaTGTGGCTTCATAACTATGTTTCATGCATAAGATGCTCCATCCcaacaaaaaaagaagtaaTGGTGATCTTTGTCGCCCTACTCCACTCGCGAACAGGTATGATTTTCCAAGTTTAATTTTATCTGaaatgagggggggggggataaagTAGAACCCTGACATCTTCCGCCCCCTTGATCTTTACCAGATGTGTTGAACGCTTGTAacttcttttccttcaagtGATTTATTCACTCATAGTCACTTAGATTTCCTTGAGTACGATATATTTACAAACTTTTAGGTATCATGAAGAATTAATAaggagtgtatttattttttctggGTCAGCTTACATGAATTAATTGGTGAAATTGGTTTTGTAGCTCTAAAGTAGTTTGAGATAGCAATAGGTTAAGCAAAATTCTAATATGTGGATTAGCATTTTGGTAAATTGAAAATGTCATTTATGCCCATTTTTAGTTACCACTTTAAACTTTTTTCTCTTTAAGTTTGCAGGTTGATCCTGAAGATGTTTCAAATTTAGTCGAGTACTAATTTCAGCTTGAGCTGTTTTGACTTTTTGATGTGTTCAACAGCTGAAACAACATTCACTTAGCAAAAAGTTATCTGACTGACAGCTTAAAAGACTTGATATGATCTTAATTAGTTTGATTATcttcttttcaaaaaattattgtGTATTATTTGTCTTCCTCGTGTTTAACCCAAATTTTCTCTTGGGTTTTGGGTGCCACACTAGAAGAAATCAATTGCATTAATCTGAAATACACCAAATTTAAATACCTGCAACTCAACCCTTGGTGTTGATTGTTTTCTTATGTTTTGTGATTGAAATATGCTATtacttcttcctttttctcctaCTATATTATCTATAAGAGATTAGTACTTATTTCCAGGCTTATATAGTAACAGTGTGCACAAAACAATTCTTTGATCGGTGTGAGCATTTCTGACTTATTTTATCaatcatatattttaaaagtcaaattttatttttaaactcaCTTGCCTTCACCTGGTCTTTGTTTATAATTTAATTTGCATCTATTTTAGTGTCAATGTGTAAGTTTCATGGTTGGCATGGACAAGCTTGTATGGAAGGTAGGAAAATGATGCAATGGTTTTTTTAGtcctaaatatttttatttttattgtaacaTATGAGTatttaactaatattttaaaagagaatAGGAGGCATTTCACAAAAGTCCATGTAGTACCATGGGGATAAAAACGGTTTGTCCTATATAACTATACATAGTGATATCGTCGTTGATAAAAAATTGGCTTAGGTATCAACAACCACATCACGGTGCAGAGTTACAGATGATCTCCTTCCGGGACGGGGGTGTATCTGATCAAGCCGATCACAATCCGACGGCTGCCATCCACACCTCGTAAACCCGTGCTAAACCTCTCAGCCGCAGCTCCTTCCCTTCCCCAGTGCCGAATAGCTTCTAGGGTTTCCCCGTCTCACCCCAGCCCGCCAactgccgccgcctccgcctccagctTACCCTCCTAGCAGGCGCGCCGCGCGGGACCCGATCCGTCGTCGTGGGGATTCGATCTCGCTGGGGAAGTGGAGATGAAGCCGGTGGTGGGGATCGTGGTGTCAAACAAGATGCAGAAGTCGGTGGTGGTGGCTGTGGACCGCCTCTTCCACAACAAGGTGTACAACCGCTACGCCAAGCGCACCTCCAAGTTCATGGCGCACGATGAGGCCGACGCCTGCAACATCGGCGACCGGGTCGGTAATCTCACCTCCCCATCGACCCCTCTCAAGCCCCTGCCCTACGTTCTAATATTGTATTCCTGCGACGTGATTCGTCAATCGATTAGACTGGTGCTGATTCGTTATTGGGTCCTCTTATTGCGACTCCTTGGTTGGGATTTTGGTTTCAGTTCAACTAATTGATTTAGTGGAAGTTACATTTCTACGCTCCCTTGTTGAATCCATGGAAGGGGGATAGAAATGAAAGCAATGCTAGCGTTCCTGTATACTGCACTGTTACAAGTTTTAGACAATCTTCCATTTGGCCTTGCTGATTAGGTTGGACACCTCATGGTAATAATCTAGATCCGTTATCGTGTATTAGGGCCACTTAGATGTGTGGATGTGTGTGGCTGTTATCGTGTATTAGGGATCTCTGGACTGGTGTGCTTGACTGTTTGAATGAGGTTTGATGGATAATTTCAATTATATGGTTACTGGGGATGACACTTGATCGGTGTAGGTGGGCTAGGCAGGTATCAGGTGCTATGCTAAGCAGGAGGGTCGCCTAGCACCTAGGAGCTGCCTAGGCAGACTAGTGGCTGGCTTTTCAAACATTATCAGTAGACCATTTGCTATAAATGTACTAGTAATATACTAATGTCGGAACACAAAAACTACTGTTATCTGTGATGTTGACACTACTGGCGCTCTTGTAGTTatgattttgtgttttttctGTTCTGAtggatataaatttatcttacaCCTTTTGTTATTGCCATTCTAATTGCATAGTTAGGCGAACCTCTTGTAGTTTAGAAATGTGGGAATCCATCAAAACCATGAAGAGGACTTCTTCCTATTGTTTGAAGCTTTTCATGGCATATTCAAATTGAATGAGAATGAGAGCCAACGCAACAACAATTGTATTGATCTCCGGTGTTTATAATACAAAGTACAAGCACCAACGTGCGGCTAACTAACCGCTAATTGAATCCTAGTCTAACGGATTAGGTTAACAGAAGAGCCGTTATGTGGCGAGCGGAACGAGTCCATGGCGTGCACGAGAGTCTCACTAACACCCCGCTGCAGCCTCGACGTCGTTGGTGTCGATGCATAGGATGGTTCTGAAGTCCTGAAACGCTGCAGTTGGAAGATCCTTTGTCATTATATCTGCAAACTGCTACCCTGTAGGAACATGAATCACTCGAATGTGCCAAGGGCCACCTTTTCCCTGACAAAATGGATGTCCAGTTCAATGTGCTTGGTCCGCCGATGGTGGACAGGGTTGGCCACCATGTAGACTGTAGAAATATTATCACAATATACAATGGTTGCCTTTTGAACAGTGCAGTGTAGCTCACCTAGTAGTTGCTTCACCCAAACACACTCAGCCACCACATTTGCAACTGTCCGATTTCAGCTTCTGCACTCGATCGGGACACCGTTGCTTGCCTCTTtgaagaccaagaaaccaatGATTCACCAAGAAAAACGCAGTAACT contains:
- the LOC133899544 gene encoding uncharacterized protein LOC133899544, which produces MKPVVGIVVSNKMQKSVVVAVDRLFHNKVYNRYAKRTSKFMAHDEADACNIGDRVRLDPSRPLSKHKHWVVAEILRRAKVYVPPSATASSEHDTKAQQAGIATK